One window of the Labilibaculum sp. genome contains the following:
- a CDS encoding transposase family protein, producing MPTYNDNILCTTRDELVACGISASYINRALAGQRKGEVYCWEHHKQGKQVYIHYHSLKEKYQVLIKAVHCNKLEPEIYLKQEQVEKATAVFENLADQVSLLVSSNPEEIKYLTETKLYTPSEVHQLARAAAWLRLINEYDVKKARKLGFKSVNDFRSEVFKRCLNEQTSSPALIRFKKTLITNVRTLVKNAVEYKNNGITSLIHGGVGNVNREKTDTVMHAKLVKLASEPVKYSWEDVAMMYNDWALANAKPQITTSTVKSYLNTPKIKKVWFYARHGKHAADNEIQSLINRKTPSFPDALWSIDGTSMQLYYVGVDGKIKSDLYVYFITDACTSAIIGISIAFAETSGMVTEALRNAVDTYKYKPYQLQYDNSSANVSVAVKNLMSNMSRVHFPCEPYKGRSKYVESIIGHFQQRVLRHYSNFKGGNIDVKSLNSQANPELLAWLRKNPEALPDRNGVIEMLHDAVAKWNARGEKRDSFGRFVGQSKIERYTTIQHEQRAELNYFDRISMFMVEQRLPYPYGTNGIVIDVKGEEHHFIVPDSDNVGDFMFANDNLGEKFKVKIDRDNPDMIALYRDGIFIDFAYNKERYAACVADSQPGETARRVQFKQKQVEWGEEYSKRELEKQMIKLGEMQATGTEGFGWYDTSKYNQNRREAALEDAQNGMGDGLTDKQRRILRIGK from the coding sequence ATGCCTACCTACAACGATAACATACTATGCACTACTCGCGATGAACTTGTAGCTTGTGGAATTTCCGCAAGCTACATTAATCGTGCACTTGCAGGTCAACGCAAGGGTGAAGTATATTGTTGGGAACATCACAAGCAAGGCAAGCAAGTGTACATACACTACCACAGCCTTAAAGAAAAGTACCAAGTTTTAATCAAAGCGGTACATTGTAACAAGCTCGAACCAGAGATTTATCTAAAGCAAGAGCAAGTTGAAAAAGCAACTGCCGTATTTGAAAATCTAGCAGATCAGGTTTCTCTTTTAGTTTCTTCTAATCCTGAAGAGATTAAATACTTAACCGAAACAAAGCTTTACACACCTTCAGAAGTACACCAGTTGGCACGTGCGGCTGCTTGGCTTCGTTTGATCAATGAATACGACGTTAAAAAGGCTAGAAAACTTGGTTTTAAATCTGTAAACGATTTTCGTAGTGAAGTGTTTAAACGCTGTTTAAATGAACAAACTTCAAGCCCGGCTCTCATTCGATTTAAAAAGACTTTAATTACCAACGTACGCACGCTTGTTAAGAATGCAGTAGAGTACAAAAACAACGGCATAACAAGCTTAATACATGGTGGCGTAGGCAATGTAAATCGTGAGAAAACAGACACGGTAATGCATGCCAAGCTGGTTAAGTTAGCCAGTGAGCCTGTAAAGTATAGTTGGGAAGATGTAGCCATGATGTACAACGATTGGGCATTAGCCAACGCCAAGCCACAAATTACAACATCAACGGTTAAGTCCTATTTAAACACACCTAAGATCAAAAAGGTGTGGTTCTATGCCCGACATGGGAAACATGCAGCTGATAATGAAATACAATCGCTTATTAATCGTAAAACGCCAAGTTTCCCTGATGCATTGTGGTCTATTGATGGTACATCGATGCAGCTTTATTACGTAGGTGTTGATGGCAAAATAAAATCTGACCTATACGTTTACTTTATTACCGATGCTTGCACAAGTGCAATTATAGGCATATCAATAGCATTTGCCGAAACTTCAGGTATGGTTACCGAAGCTTTACGCAATGCTGTTGATACATACAAATACAAGCCGTATCAGTTGCAGTACGATAACAGTTCTGCCAACGTATCAGTTGCCGTTAAAAATCTAATGAGCAACATGAGCCGGGTACATTTCCCTTGTGAACCATACAAAGGCCGCTCAAAGTATGTTGAGTCCATTATCGGTCACTTTCAACAGCGCGTATTACGCCACTATTCTAACTTTAAGGGTGGTAACATTGATGTTAAATCTCTAAACTCACAGGCTAATCCCGAATTACTGGCATGGCTCCGCAAAAATCCTGAAGCATTGCCTGATCGTAACGGTGTTATTGAAATGTTGCACGATGCAGTCGCTAAATGGAACGCCAGAGGCGAAAAACGTGACAGTTTTGGACGTTTTGTGGGACAAAGTAAGATTGAACGTTACACCACCATACAACACGAACAACGTGCTGAGTTGAACTATTTCGACCGCATAAGCATGTTTATGGTTGAGCAACGATTGCCTTACCCTTACGGGACCAACGGTATTGTTATAGATGTGAAAGGCGAAGAGCATCATTTCATAGTGCCTGATAGCGACAATGTGGGTGACTTCATGTTTGCCAACGATAACCTGGGCGAAAAATTCAAGGTTAAAATAGACCGCGACAATCCAGATATGATCGCATTGTACCGCGATGGAATATTTATCGATTTTGCCTACAACAAGGAACGTTATGCCGCTTGTGTTGCAGATTCTCAACCGGGCGAAACTGCCAGAAGAGTTCAATTCAAGCAAAAGCAGGTTGAATGGGGCGAAGAGTACTCTAAACGTGAGCTTGAAAAGCAAATGATCAAGCTGGGCGAAATGCAGGCCACAGGTACCGAAGGTTTCGGTTGGTACGATACTTCTAAATACAATCAAAACAGACGTGAGGCTGCATTGGAAGATGCGCAAAACGGAATGGGCGACGGCTTAACCGACAAGCAACGCAGGATATTAAGAATTGGAAAATAA
- a CDS encoding S24 family peptidase: MKTNLEIDEILIRLKEALKIGSDAELSRFLEVSKSTLSNWKKRGSIDYDLLFSKCEHLSKDWLLTGQGMQNIADVVAGNTTINEGNKRKYEFVNEDGQEYEKVKTFNVLPIPFVSVNAIAGFGNGEFSIAEQDVKDYYVIPKFKDRKIDFMIEVCGSSMYPKYNSGDVVACRIIKESNFIQWNKVHVIATAEQGILIKRLKKSEIKSCMLAVSDNKDYEPFDIPMKEITGIAIVVGVIRLE; this comes from the coding sequence TTGAAAACTAATCTAGAGATAGACGAAATTCTTATTCGCTTAAAAGAAGCTCTAAAAATTGGCTCAGATGCAGAATTGTCAAGGTTTTTAGAGGTAAGTAAGTCTACGCTTTCTAATTGGAAAAAGCGTGGAAGTATTGATTATGACTTATTGTTTTCAAAATGTGAACACTTAAGCAAGGATTGGTTACTTACCGGACAAGGGATGCAAAACATAGCTGATGTTGTTGCCGGTAACACGACGATTAATGAAGGTAATAAGAGGAAGTATGAATTTGTAAACGAGGATGGTCAGGAATATGAAAAAGTAAAAACCTTTAATGTTCTCCCCATCCCATTTGTTTCAGTCAATGCAATTGCCGGTTTTGGCAATGGTGAGTTTTCAATTGCAGAACAAGATGTAAAGGATTACTATGTAATCCCGAAGTTTAAAGACCGTAAGATCGACTTTATGATTGAGGTTTGCGGTAGTAGTATGTACCCCAAATACAATAGTGGTGACGTTGTAGCCTGCCGAATTATTAAAGAAAGCAATTTTATACAATGGAATAAAGTACATGTTATTGCAACAGCAGAGCAGGGTATATTGATTAAACGGCTAAAGAAAAGCGAAATTAAGAGCTGTATGCTTGCTGTATCGGACAATAAAGACTATGAGCCTTTCGATATACCAATGAAAGAAATAACCGGCATTGCTATTGTTGTCGGTGTTATTAGATTAGAGTAG
- the glpA gene encoding anaerobic glycerol-3-phosphate dehydrogenase subunit A yields the protein MNKNISKEYDVIIIGGGATGAGTARDCAMRGLSVLLVERHDFATGATGRNHGLLHSGARYAVTDHESAAECIKENMILRRIANHCVEENDGLFITLPEDDIAFQSQFVDACKTAGIGTEILDPDFARRIEPSVNPDLIGAVKVPDGSVDPFRLTMSNALDASIHGAVLLTRHEVKGIVKEQDRAVGVELFNHETKENVTCYGKIIVNAGGIWGHHIANLAGVNINMFPAKGSLLIFGHRVNKMVINRCRKPSNADILVPGDTICLIGTTSERIPYDQIDNMYVSRKDVDVLIREGVKLSPSLAATRILRAYAGVRPLVAADNDPTGRNISRGIVLLDHQERDGLSGFITITGGKLMTYRLMAEEATDLICKKLAVVKQCETADKVLPGAEKSEHPLSIATEKVYTGANISQKSAKDRHGTLAKNISNGDDYEDSLVCECEGVSVAEVRYAINELHVKNLKDLRRRTRVGMGTCQGELCACRSAGLLCESSEKPGKAKDDLARFLQERWKGMLPITWGEGINEIQFTSWIYEGIYGLKPDNN from the coding sequence ATGAACAAGAATATATCCAAAGAGTACGATGTGATAATCATAGGAGGTGGAGCTACCGGAGCAGGAACAGCAAGGGATTGTGCAATGCGTGGGCTAAGTGTTTTGCTTGTTGAACGTCATGATTTTGCCACAGGTGCTACAGGACGGAATCATGGCTTGTTGCATAGCGGGGCACGATATGCCGTAACGGATCATGAGTCAGCAGCAGAATGTATAAAAGAGAATATGATTCTGCGTCGTATTGCAAACCATTGTGTGGAAGAGAATGATGGATTATTTATTACCCTGCCGGAAGATGACATCGCTTTTCAATCACAATTTGTAGATGCCTGTAAAACTGCCGGAATCGGGACTGAAATTCTTGATCCTGATTTTGCCCGCCGCATTGAACCATCGGTCAATCCTGATTTGATTGGTGCTGTGAAAGTACCTGATGGTTCTGTGGATCCTTTTCGCCTTACAATGTCAAATGCCCTGGATGCCAGTATTCATGGAGCGGTTCTTTTAACACGACATGAGGTGAAAGGTATTGTGAAAGAACAGGATCGGGCTGTAGGTGTGGAGTTGTTCAATCATGAAACAAAAGAAAATGTAACCTGTTACGGCAAAATAATAGTGAATGCCGGAGGTATTTGGGGGCATCATATTGCTAATTTGGCCGGTGTCAATATCAATATGTTTCCTGCAAAAGGTTCCTTACTTATTTTTGGACACCGCGTTAATAAAATGGTAATTAACAGATGTCGAAAACCATCTAATGCTGACATTTTGGTACCGGGAGACACAATTTGTCTGATTGGGACTACATCGGAAAGAATTCCATACGACCAAATTGATAATATGTATGTATCCAGAAAGGATGTAGATGTATTGATTCGTGAGGGCGTGAAACTTTCTCCATCATTGGCTGCTACTCGTATTCTGCGTGCCTATGCAGGTGTGCGTCCTTTAGTTGCCGCAGACAATGATCCAACCGGAAGAAATATTAGTCGTGGAATTGTTTTGTTGGATCATCAGGAACGGGACGGGCTTTCCGGTTTTATCACGATTACTGGCGGCAAGCTAATGACATACCGTTTAATGGCTGAAGAAGCGACTGATTTAATCTGTAAAAAACTGGCTGTTGTCAAGCAATGTGAAACAGCCGATAAGGTATTGCCAGGTGCAGAAAAGAGTGAACATCCGCTAAGCATTGCTACGGAAAAAGTTTATACAGGGGCTAATATCTCCCAAAAGTCGGCGAAGGATCGTCATGGTACACTTGCGAAGAATATTTCAAATGGAGACGACTACGAAGACTCATTGGTTTGTGAGTGTGAAGGTGTATCAGTAGCCGAGGTAAGATATGCGATTAATGAGTTGCATGTGAAAAATCTGAAGGACTTGCGACGCCGTACCCGTGTTGGTATGGGAACTTGTCAGGGAGAATTGTGTGCTTGCCGTTCGGCCGGACTTCTTTGTGAGTCTTCAGAAAAACCGGGCAAAGCAAAAGATGATTTGGCTAGATTTCTTCAGGAAAGATGGAAAGGAATGCTGCCGATTACCTGGGGAGAGGGAATTAATGAGATTCAGTTTACTTCATGGATTTACGAAGGCATATATGGTTTGAAACCTGATAACAATTAA
- the glpB gene encoding glycerol-3-phosphate dehydrogenase subunit GlpB, which translates to MKFDNIIIGGGLSGLTCGIKLAEQGKKCAIVSSGQSAIHFFSGSFDLLGKLDGIEVNNPLDAITTLPDTHPYQRLGIENISRLVVEVPQFLNRAGLKFLGEADQNHFVLTPMGIMKPTWLTLDDFTRFEQKDAFPWKKAVILNFSGFLDFHSLFVQDGLKKFDVDAQIKNFAMKEFEAIRRNPSEMRSTNIAKVFDQGEEALNEFAQKVNLLSEGFEVVILPAVFGLFNKNVVTDLKSRINKPLVLLPAIPPSVPGIRSQILLRKRFEELGGTYFLGDNVEEGTFVNNRLVAVQTNNHGDIKLEADQFVLASGSFYSKGIVATRDKLYEPILGLDIDGDTDSEKWLDEKFFNDQPYMHYGVKTDSGFRALINGKPIENLYVAGSVLGGANALKEGSGAGISLLTSLHVAEQILK; encoded by the coding sequence ATGAAATTCGATAACATTATTATAGGAGGTGGGTTGAGTGGGCTCACATGCGGAATTAAACTGGCGGAGCAAGGGAAAAAATGTGCAATTGTTTCATCGGGTCAGAGTGCGATTCATTTTTTTTCAGGTTCATTTGATTTGCTTGGAAAGCTGGATGGAATAGAGGTGAATAATCCGTTGGATGCGATAACAACATTGCCGGATACACATCCATACCAAAGGCTTGGAATTGAAAATATCTCTCGTTTGGTTGTTGAAGTACCTCAGTTTTTGAATCGTGCCGGATTGAAGTTTTTGGGTGAGGCAGACCAAAATCATTTTGTGCTGACACCAATGGGAATAATGAAACCAACCTGGTTGACCTTAGACGATTTCACTCGTTTCGAACAAAAGGATGCATTCCCCTGGAAAAAAGCAGTCATCCTAAATTTTAGTGGGTTTCTTGATTTTCACAGCTTGTTTGTTCAAGATGGACTTAAGAAATTTGACGTGGATGCGCAAATTAAAAATTTTGCAATGAAGGAATTTGAAGCAATCCGCCGCAATCCGAGTGAAATGCGATCTACAAATATTGCGAAAGTATTCGATCAGGGAGAAGAGGCATTGAACGAATTTGCTCAAAAGGTAAATTTGTTAAGTGAGGGGTTTGAAGTTGTGATTCTGCCAGCAGTATTTGGATTGTTCAATAAAAATGTTGTTACAGATCTAAAATCAAGAATAAATAAGCCATTGGTATTGCTTCCGGCCATACCTCCATCGGTTCCGGGGATACGAAGTCAGATATTGCTGCGAAAAAGATTTGAAGAATTAGGTGGAACTTATTTCCTTGGTGATAATGTGGAAGAAGGCACTTTCGTGAATAACCGACTGGTTGCTGTTCAGACCAATAATCATGGAGATATTAAACTGGAAGCTGATCAATTTGTTTTGGCCAGTGGAAGCTTCTACAGTAAAGGTATTGTGGCGACCCGCGATAAGTTATATGAGCCTATTTTGGGGCTTGATATTGATGGAGATACCGATAGTGAAAAATGGCTCGATGAGAAGTTCTTTAACGATCAGCCGTATATGCATTATGGGGTTAAAACCGACAGCGGTTTCCGCGCATTAATAAATGGCAAACCAATAGAGAATTTATATGTAGCAGGTTCGGTATTAGGAGGAGCTAATGCTCTTAAGGAAGGCAGTGGAGCAGGTATCAGTTTACTGACTTCGCTGCATGTAGCTGAGCAAATTTTAAAATAA
- the glpC gene encoding anaerobic glycerol-3-phosphate dehydrogenase subunit GlpC — protein MKKEIIEPLNISDNNFEQCVKCTICTVYCPVLEVNPDYPGPKQSGPDGERLRLKDQNFYDESLKLCLNCKRCEVACPHGVKIGDIIQMARIKHSRKSPKVRDMILANTDIVGTMASTFAPIVNPIVALKPVRFIMDGVLKIDHHRIFPKYAGMRFETWYRRYAAAKQNDFKKHVSYFHGCYVNYNFPQQGKDLIKIMNAAGYGVHLLEKEKCCGVALISNGLIKQAAKQARHNVEAFKKSIVDKNMPVISTSSTCIFTIRDEYPHLLGVKNDEIRDESELATRFLFRLIDLGKLKLAFKKDYRKRIAYHTPCHMEKLGWSIYSTALLKMIPGIDFVPLESRCCGIAGTYGFKKENYKTSQGVGKPLFDQIESSDIDFVATDCETCKWQIEMSTTKKVEHPISILAEALDVEATMKLWQK, from the coding sequence ATGAAAAAGGAAATAATTGAACCATTAAATATAAGTGATAATAATTTTGAACAGTGTGTGAAGTGTACGATTTGTACTGTTTATTGTCCCGTTCTGGAAGTGAATCCAGATTATCCTGGACCAAAGCAGTCAGGCCCTGATGGAGAACGCCTGCGCTTAAAGGATCAAAATTTTTACGATGAGTCATTGAAATTATGCCTTAACTGCAAACGCTGTGAAGTAGCTTGCCCGCACGGAGTGAAAATTGGAGATATCATCCAGATGGCACGCATCAAACACAGCAGGAAAAGTCCAAAAGTTAGGGATATGATTCTTGCAAATACTGATATTGTAGGTACTATGGCAAGCACATTTGCACCCATTGTAAATCCAATAGTTGCTTTAAAACCTGTTCGATTCATTATGGATGGGGTTTTAAAAATAGATCACCACCGAATTTTTCCTAAATATGCAGGGATGAGGTTCGAAACCTGGTATCGAAGATATGCAGCCGCAAAGCAGAACGATTTCAAAAAACATGTTAGCTACTTTCATGGCTGTTATGTAAATTATAATTTCCCTCAGCAAGGTAAAGATCTGATTAAGATTATGAATGCGGCCGGTTATGGTGTTCATTTGCTCGAAAAAGAAAAATGTTGCGGGGTAGCTTTAATTTCTAATGGTCTTATCAAACAAGCAGCAAAACAGGCACGTCATAATGTCGAAGCCTTTAAAAAATCGATTGTAGACAAGAATATGCCGGTAATATCTACATCTTCAACATGTATATTCACCATTCGTGATGAATATCCGCATTTGTTGGGGGTGAAGAATGACGAAATTCGTGATGAAAGCGAGTTGGCTACTAGATTCCTGTTCCGATTAATTGATTTGGGAAAACTTAAGCTTGCATTCAAAAAGGATTACAGGAAACGTATTGCTTATCATACACCCTGTCATATGGAGAAGCTTGGCTGGTCTATTTATTCCACTGCGTTGCTTAAAATGATTCCGGGAATCGATTTTGTGCCGCTTGAATCACGATGCTGCGGTATTGCCGGAACTTACGGGTTTAAGAAAGAAAATTACAAAACATCACAGGGAGTAGGGAAACCGCTTTTTGATCAGATAGAGAGCTCGGATATCGATTTTGTAGCTACCGATTGCGAAACCTGTAAGTGGCAAATTGAGATGTCGACCACCAAAAAGGTCGAGCATCCTATTTCTATTCTTGCCGAAGCATTGGATGTGGAAGCTACTATGAAATTATGGCAAAAGTAA
- a CDS encoding Do family serine endopeptidase, translating to MKKFSLLLLSAAIGSALTIGSFLLLPGNERTFKIEHVTDTPVIGANYTVTKDGVLTPLQFTDVSKKVMDAVVHIKSTRMQNMQQSKEIPSPFRDFFEDDRLKDFFGPYFHFNPGEQENTPWARIGSGSGVIINSDGYIVTNNHMVEGADDIEVSLHDNRVYKAKVIGTDPTTDLALIQIKEKNLVYIPFVDSDKIEVGEWVLAVGNPFNLNSTVTAGIVSAKGRNINILQGSNAIESFIQTDAAINPGNSGGALVDLRGGLVGINTAIASPTGAYSGYGFAIPSNIVSKVVEDLMSFGFVQRGYLGIVIRNVDGNLAKEKDLDLSEGVYVDSLPSNSAAADAGIKKGDVIVKVDNAGVKTTAELLETVGRHRPGDKLNLHINRNGKVKNFTVTLRNAKGEANLSKKETDQVLVRLGIELEELSAKEAKKLDVPGGLRVRKINSGLIQRQTSLKEGFIILQVDGKSIRSINEFENYLNRKGGGIMLSGIYENYPGRYYYAFGLE from the coding sequence ATGAAAAAATTTAGCTTACTATTATTATCAGCTGCAATAGGAAGTGCACTTACGATAGGAAGCTTTTTGCTGTTGCCGGGAAATGAAAGAACATTTAAAATAGAACATGTTACCGACACTCCTGTTATTGGTGCAAATTATACCGTAACTAAAGATGGTGTGCTTACCCCCTTGCAGTTCACCGATGTTTCAAAAAAAGTGATGGATGCGGTTGTTCACATTAAATCGACACGCATGCAAAATATGCAGCAATCAAAGGAAATCCCCTCTCCTTTCAGGGATTTTTTTGAGGACGACAGACTCAAAGATTTTTTCGGTCCCTATTTTCATTTTAATCCAGGAGAGCAGGAAAATACTCCGTGGGCACGAATCGGTTCAGGCTCGGGCGTAATTATCAATTCGGATGGTTATATTGTTACCAACAACCATATGGTTGAAGGTGCTGATGATATTGAGGTAAGTCTGCACGATAACAGAGTGTATAAAGCAAAAGTAATTGGTACGGATCCCACAACCGATTTGGCCTTAATTCAAATTAAAGAGAAAAATTTGGTTTACATTCCTTTTGTTGATTCCGATAAAATTGAAGTTGGCGAATGGGTGCTTGCCGTAGGAAATCCCTTTAATTTGAATTCGACCGTTACAGCCGGAATTGTGAGTGCCAAAGGCCGTAATATCAACATTCTGCAAGGTTCGAATGCCATCGAATCCTTCATCCAGACCGATGCGGCCATCAATCCCGGCAACAGTGGAGGTGCACTTGTCGACCTTAGAGGCGGCCTGGTTGGCATCAACACAGCTATTGCCAGCCCAACAGGAGCTTATTCGGGCTATGGTTTTGCCATTCCTTCGAACATTGTTAGTAAGGTGGTTGAAGACCTTATGAGCTTTGGATTTGTGCAACGTGGTTATTTGGGCATTGTTATCAGAAATGTTGATGGCAATTTGGCAAAAGAAAAAGATTTAGACCTTAGCGAGGGTGTTTATGTTGACAGCCTTCCAAGCAACAGTGCAGCCGCCGATGCTGGCATCAAAAAAGGCGATGTTATTGTAAAAGTTGACAATGCCGGCGTGAAAACAACGGCAGAACTACTCGAAACAGTTGGACGACACCGTCCGGGCGACAAACTAAACCTTCATATCAACCGAAACGGAAAAGTAAAAAATTTTACCGTTACCCTAAGAAATGCAAAAGGAGAAGCAAATCTTAGCAAAAAAGAGACTGATCAGGTTTTGGTTCGATTGGGAATAGAACTGGAAGAACTTAGTGCAAAGGAGGCAAAAAAGCTTGATGTACCAGGAGGATTGCGCGTTCGTAAGATCAATTCAGGACTGATTCAGCGTCAAACCTCTCTCAAAGAAGGTTTTATTATTCTTCAGGTTGATGGCAAAAGCATTCGTAGCATCAATGAATTCGAGAACTACCTAAACCGTAAAGGTGGAGGAATCATGCTATCGGGCATTTATGAAAATTACCCCGGTAGGTACTACTATGCCTTTGGATTGGAGTAA
- a CDS encoding Hsp20/alpha crystallin family protein, with protein MTLVKRNSDSFFPSLFDNFFSRDWMDWNNSNFSDTNTTLPAVNVRENDNEYIIEVAAPGMKKNDFNVSVDNNQLNISSERKEEKESKDEKFSRREFCYQSFHRSFQLPIDLVNGDKISAKYNDGILNIRLPKKEEAKPKPSRMISIT; from the coding sequence ATGACACTAGTAAAAAGAAATTCAGACAGTTTCTTTCCATCTCTATTCGACAATTTCTTCTCCAGAGACTGGATGGATTGGAACAATTCGAACTTTTCGGACACCAACACTACATTGCCTGCAGTAAATGTTCGCGAAAACGATAATGAATACATTATTGAAGTGGCGGCTCCAGGAATGAAAAAGAATGATTTCAATGTAAGTGTAGACAACAATCAGCTTAATATTTCTTCGGAACGAAAAGAAGAAAAGGAAAGCAAGGATGAAAAATTCTCACGAAGAGAGTTTTGTTATCAGTCGTTTCACAGATCATTCCAATTACCTATTGATTTGGTTAACGGGGATAAAATTTCAGCCAAGTACAATGATGGAATTCTTAACATTCGTTTACCCAAAAAGGAAGAGGCAAAACCAAAACCTTCAAGAATGATTTCCATTACTTAA